Proteins from one Ornithobacterium rhinotracheale genomic window:
- a CDS encoding glycerophosphodiester phosphodiesterase family protein, translated as MKNKIFLLLSLLLWLNWSCNPSTQKEETTTASTTSTDDYFHNDQVLISAHRGGSGLKNYPENCLETMQYLNNQGVNLFEIDITESSDHQLLLMHDDHFERTTTGTGSLEGKTAAELRQVNLVDDFGNATTYKMPFLKDVLAWGKKEHAYFMIDFKKGVSYQKVIKEIRDADMQDQVALISYSVAQAEKLHKLAPEMMISVSARNQQELDWILATNIPHDKMVAFTGTKLSSPQLYKNLEKLGIPVNLGTLGNLDKRAEARGDDLYKKWRKEGVNIFSTDRPLEVYRVFH; from the coding sequence ATGAAAAATAAAATATTTTTACTCCTAAGTCTTTTATTATGGCTAAACTGGTCGTGCAACCCTTCTACACAAAAAGAAGAAACCACGACAGCATCTACCACATCTACCGATGATTATTTTCATAACGACCAAGTTTTAATTTCTGCGCATCGTGGCGGTAGCGGATTGAAAAATTATCCCGAAAACTGCTTAGAAACCATGCAATATTTAAACAATCAGGGCGTAAATCTTTTTGAAATAGATATTACAGAATCGTCTGACCATCAATTGCTTTTGATGCACGACGACCACTTTGAGCGCACCACCACAGGAACGGGCTCACTCGAGGGGAAAACAGCAGCAGAATTGCGCCAAGTGAATTTGGTAGACGATTTTGGCAATGCAACAACTTATAAAATGCCATTTTTAAAAGATGTGCTCGCTTGGGGCAAAAAGGAGCACGCTTATTTTATGATTGATTTCAAAAAAGGCGTTTCATACCAAAAAGTAATCAAGGAAATTCGTGATGCCGATATGCAAGACCAAGTGGCGCTGATTTCTTACAGCGTGGCACAAGCCGAAAAATTACACAAATTGGCTCCAGAAATGATGATTTCGGTTTCTGCACGAAACCAGCAGGAGCTTGATTGGATTTTGGCGACCAACATTCCGCATGATAAAATGGTGGCGTTTACTGGTACCAAACTTTCATCGCCACAATTATATAAAAATCTTGAAAAATTAGGAATTCCTGTGAATTTGGGAACTCTAGGAAACTTAGATAAAAGAGCCGAAGCCAGAGGCGATGATTTATACAAAAAATGGCGCAAAGAAGGGGTGAATATCTTCTCCACCGATCGTCCGCTTGAGGTATATCGTGTCTTTCACTAA
- a CDS encoding DUF3109 family protein — protein sequence MIQIDDTVISTDVLKKEFVCNLKACKGICCVEGDSGAPLEDDELPILDEIYEKVKPYMRVEGIQAIEEQGKYVKDFEDDWVTPLVNNAECAYVIFENGGTRCAIEKAHSEGAIDYKKPISCHLYPIRVNKYKSFSAVNYHAWDICKDACVLGKELGVTVAEFAKEALIRKFGEDWYEQLMIAQKELQNNKLF from the coding sequence ATGATTCAGATAGACGATACCGTAATCAGTACCGATGTGCTAAAAAAAGAATTTGTTTGTAATCTAAAAGCCTGTAAAGGAATCTGTTGTGTGGAAGGCGATAGTGGCGCTCCGCTCGAAGACGACGAGTTGCCCATTTTAGATGAAATCTACGAAAAAGTAAAACCTTATATGAGAGTGGAGGGCATTCAAGCCATTGAAGAACAAGGCAAATATGTCAAAGATTTTGAAGATGATTGGGTAACGCCACTGGTAAACAATGCCGAATGCGCTTATGTGATTTTTGAAAACGGAGGCACTCGCTGCGCCATAGAAAAAGCACATTCCGAGGGCGCGATTGATTACAAAAAACCGATTTCGTGCCATTTATACCCTATTCGTGTCAATAAATACAAAAGCTTCAGCGCGGTGAATTATCACGCTTGGGACATTTGCAAAGACGCGTGCGTTTTGGGCAAAGAGCTTGGCGTTACGGTAGCAGAATTTGCCAAAGAAGCCTTGATTAGAAAATTTGGCGAAGATTGGTACGAACAATTAATGATTGCACAAAAAGAATTACAAAACAATAAATTATTTTAA
- a CDS encoding outer membrane beta-barrel protein produces MKKSIFLALLCAGALSQAQQQTPFNEYWKVGLGVGTSSYFATNETDQFLKLKNTQTFNVGIDWNAYQFDNYNIKTGLYLYISNDKENNKYEAKRHFDKFSVPISIERYFPVGKNYLVVGAGFNNIIGTTGKNNYEYDMPLTLPNGKKGKLHGITKEDNFSSSLMLNVGYSIPTNVGLFALNVEGGLGLGTPYKAEIKFDNDPKTYTNKFINNYIGAGIKFYPKRKNSK; encoded by the coding sequence ATGAAAAAATCAATTTTTTTAGCTCTATTATGTGCAGGCGCATTAAGCCAAGCACAACAGCAAACGCCTTTTAATGAATATTGGAAAGTAGGTTTGGGCGTAGGAACTAGTAGTTATTTCGCAACAAACGAAACAGACCAATTTTTAAAATTAAAAAACACACAAACCTTTAATGTGGGAATTGATTGGAATGCTTATCAGTTTGATAATTACAATATAAAAACTGGATTATATTTATATATTTCTAATGACAAAGAAAACAATAAATACGAAGCAAAAAGACACTTTGATAAGTTTTCGGTTCCCATTTCTATTGAAAGATATTTTCCTGTTGGTAAAAATTACTTAGTCGTAGGAGCTGGTTTCAATAACATTATTGGAACAACTGGTAAAAACAATTACGAATATGATATGCCTCTGACTTTGCCTAATGGAAAAAAAGGAAAATTACACGGAATTACCAAAGAAGATAATTTTTCATCTTCATTGATGCTCAATGTAGGCTACAGCATTCCTACTAATGTGGGATTGTTTGCCCTAAATGTTGAGGGAGGTTTAGGTTTAGGCACTCCATACAAGGCGGAGATAAAATTTGATAATGACCCAAAAACTTATACCAATAAGTTTATCAATAACTACATTGGTGCAGGTATTAAATTTTACCCAAAAAGAAAAAATAGCAAATAA
- the bshC gene encoding bacillithiol biosynthesis cysteine-adding enzyme BshC, producing MKNIDLKDTSVSAIIKDYLSQKDSLKFAYHRFPSFENYVAQAEEKAQNYKHREVLCTELQKQHEGLNLSPKQKENLALLAQENTLTVTTGHQLNIATGPLYFLYKIMHVVKLSDELNQRQQKWNFVPIYWMATEDHDWDEIDHFNLFNQKFTCHKEQVGGAVGRLDTSGMDAVISALKEKLPKNRFSEEVIAMLEKAYASGRTLAEATRVLVQELLGEYGILILDADSHELKKLMIPYFEQELLENPSQSLVQATNEKLSEYKNQAYAREINLFYLSENKRERIEREGEEFVLVDSQQKFSKDEFLQILHKTPEKFSPNVILRPMYQEVILPNVAYIGGGGEIAYWLQLKEVFAHYGVIFPILVVRNSALVLPENLARKAENLGLNEHNMFEPMHEFTRHLVEENSDLIEELEALKNVLKSNFEKAHALAQKTDVSFAQMIQAQETKQIKGYEKMHKRLLKAEKIKMNDKVQRIEQLYDFMFPNGAWQERRINFIQFYVEQGQEFIQEIYKQLLPLENKFIILNIKGIQQK from the coding sequence ATGAAAAATATAGATTTAAAAGATACAAGCGTTTCGGCGATTATCAAGGATTATTTGAGTCAAAAAGATTCGCTGAAATTTGCATATCATCGTTTTCCAAGTTTTGAAAACTATGTAGCCCAAGCCGAGGAAAAAGCGCAAAACTATAAACATCGTGAAGTGCTTTGTACCGAGCTCCAAAAGCAACACGAAGGGCTAAATTTAAGCCCAAAACAAAAAGAAAATTTAGCCCTTTTAGCCCAAGAAAATACACTTACGGTAACTACGGGGCACCAGCTAAACATAGCCACGGGGCCGCTATACTTTTTATATAAAATCATGCATGTGGTTAAGCTGAGCGATGAGCTTAATCAAAGACAACAAAAATGGAATTTTGTGCCCATTTATTGGATGGCGACCGAAGACCACGATTGGGACGAAATCGACCATTTTAATCTTTTTAACCAAAAATTCACTTGTCACAAGGAGCAAGTGGGCGGAGCCGTTGGGCGATTGGATACCTCGGGAATGGATGCGGTGATTTCAGCGTTGAAAGAAAAATTACCCAAAAATCGATTTTCTGAAGAAGTAATCGCGATGTTGGAAAAAGCCTATGCCTCAGGGCGTACTCTGGCAGAGGCAACACGCGTGCTCGTGCAGGAACTTTTGGGCGAATATGGGATTTTGATTTTGGACGCCGATTCGCACGAATTAAAAAAATTAATGATTCCATATTTTGAGCAAGAATTGCTTGAAAATCCGAGCCAATCGCTGGTGCAGGCTACCAACGAAAAGTTAAGCGAGTATAAAAATCAAGCCTATGCACGAGAAATCAATCTGTTTTATTTAAGTGAAAACAAAAGAGAACGCATTGAGCGTGAGGGAGAAGAATTTGTTTTGGTGGATTCGCAACAGAAATTTAGTAAAGATGAATTTTTACAGATTCTGCACAAAACGCCAGAAAAATTCAGTCCGAATGTGATTTTGCGCCCAATGTATCAAGAAGTGATTTTGCCAAATGTTGCCTACATCGGAGGTGGTGGAGAAATCGCGTATTGGCTACAATTAAAAGAGGTTTTTGCACACTATGGCGTGATTTTCCCGATTTTGGTCGTGCGAAATTCGGCATTGGTTTTGCCTGAAAATTTAGCCAGAAAAGCGGAGAATTTAGGATTAAACGAGCATAATATGTTTGAGCCGATGCACGAGTTTACAAGGCATTTGGTGGAAGAAAATTCAGATTTGATTGAGGAATTAGAAGCTTTAAAAAATGTGCTAAAATCCAATTTTGAAAAAGCCCATGCTTTGGCTCAAAAAACGGATGTGAGCTTTGCGCAAATGATTCAAGCACAGGAGACTAAACAGATTAAAGGCTACGAAAAAATGCACAAGCGTTTGCTCAAAGCCGAGAAGATTAAAATGAATGATAAAGTGCAACGCATCGAGCAATTGTACGATTTTATGTTCCCCAATGGGGCTTGGCAAGAGCGCCGCATCAACTTCATTCAATTTTATGTGGAGCAGGGGCAGGAGTTTATCCAAGAAATTTATAAACAATTGCTTCCATTGGAAAATAAATTTATAATATTAAACATCAAAGGCATACAACAAAAATAA
- a CDS encoding LysM peptidoglycan-binding domain-containing protein, which translates to MKKFFVSLSLAFMSLAFAQEMKHSVQPKETIYGISKKYGISQKQLKEANPFLNSRALQVGDELVIPSKNAKHTPKPSNNQNQVQQAPEPMDVQDSEDANFYYRVIKPKESVYRLAKKYKVSQETINSLNPFIKERGLQVGDVVRIPKKDAPSSASAQPTADGMYHVKAGDTVYSIAKANGVSEADIYAANKQVQVEGLKAGSYIKIPNTSGGSSVTVDKNWFKYKVGKEETIFSILTKYDITLDELLKHNPELNNGLRPGMTILVPMQKGANVKIVEPTPTDNTSAQPEKIRNVNASKDGEINIAWVLPFYMNSPYSHKGERKVAQEFYMGAQVALDQLIKNGKKVNVKVVDAQNSREVLGQFYNSPEIDKYDAIIGPFFQDMVEFTAQKLENKGIPVFSPVVSSDRLAAYSNVYMATPRDEYAADVLIDDIAKKYNGQAIKILTTSDEKPIAEYLMASLNKKLKNPTIKLVYKANDLELTQAKKPVQAADGSVIAYEPQIAILASENNWLGSQFVKTITKQPADYITGFSLYFVPALDVFDGNNSRNVGALKKIGFAYTSTRMINSYGANEKQVLRAFENKYCQKPTKYMAIGYDVVYDVVDRMDKNGRITDAKRSETRLSSKFGYDKVDNGKAKINKEIRVIRLN; encoded by the coding sequence ATGAAGAAATTCTTTGTCAGCCTGTCGTTAGCATTTATGTCTTTGGCTTTTGCCCAAGAAATGAAACACAGCGTGCAACCCAAAGAAACCATTTATGGGATTAGCAAAAAATATGGCATCTCTCAAAAACAATTGAAAGAGGCAAACCCTTTTTTGAATAGCAGAGCTTTGCAAGTAGGAGATGAATTGGTGATTCCTTCTAAAAATGCGAAACATACACCGAAACCAAGCAATAATCAAAATCAAGTGCAACAAGCACCAGAGCCAATGGATGTACAAGATTCTGAGGATGCAAACTTTTATTATCGTGTGATTAAGCCTAAGGAGAGCGTGTATCGTTTGGCTAAAAAATACAAAGTTTCGCAAGAAACAATCAACAGCCTAAACCCATTTATCAAAGAAAGAGGCTTGCAAGTGGGAGATGTGGTGAGAATTCCTAAAAAAGACGCTCCAAGTTCTGCTAGCGCTCAGCCTACTGCCGATGGTATGTATCATGTGAAAGCAGGGGATACTGTGTATAGCATTGCCAAAGCCAATGGCGTGAGCGAGGCTGATATCTACGCAGCCAATAAGCAGGTGCAAGTGGAGGGGTTGAAGGCAGGAAGCTATATAAAAATTCCAAATACAAGCGGAGGTAGTAGTGTAACGGTAGATAAAAATTGGTTCAAATATAAAGTAGGAAAAGAGGAAACTATATTCTCAATTCTCACCAAATACGATATTACACTAGATGAGCTGTTAAAGCATAATCCTGAGCTGAATAATGGTTTGCGACCAGGAATGACTATTCTAGTGCCGATGCAAAAAGGAGCCAATGTGAAAATCGTGGAGCCTACGCCAACTGATAATACTTCTGCTCAGCCCGAAAAAATAAGAAATGTAAACGCATCAAAAGATGGCGAAATCAATATTGCGTGGGTTTTACCATTTTACATGAATTCTCCATACAGCCATAAGGGCGAGAGAAAAGTGGCGCAAGAATTCTACATGGGAGCACAAGTGGCTTTGGATCAATTAATCAAAAATGGCAAAAAAGTAAATGTTAAAGTAGTCGATGCACAGAATAGCAGAGAAGTGCTTGGGCAATTCTATAATTCTCCAGAAATTGATAAATATGATGCAATCATAGGTCCGTTCTTCCAAGATATGGTAGAATTCACTGCCCAAAAATTGGAAAATAAAGGAATTCCTGTATTCTCACCAGTAGTGAGTTCAGACCGATTGGCAGCGTATAGCAATGTCTATATGGCAACACCACGCGATGAGTATGCCGCTGATGTACTAATCGATGATATTGCTAAAAAATATAATGGTCAAGCGATTAAAATTTTAACGACTTCTGACGAAAAACCAATCGCAGAATATTTGATGGCGAGCTTAAATAAAAAGCTTAAAAATCCAACTATTAAATTAGTATATAAGGCCAATGATTTGGAATTGACTCAGGCTAAAAAGCCCGTTCAAGCAGCAGATGGTTCGGTCATAGCTTACGAACCGCAAATTGCTATATTAGCATCAGAAAACAATTGGCTGGGTAGCCAATTTGTAAAAACAATTACAAAACAACCAGCCGATTACATTACAGGATTTAGTTTGTATTTTGTGCCTGCGTTGGATGTGTTTGACGGAAACAATTCGCGCAATGTCGGAGCTCTTAAGAAGATTGGGTTTGCCTACACTTCAACAAGAATGATTAATAGCTACGGAGCCAACGAAAAACAAGTGCTTCGTGCGTTTGAAAATAAATATTGCCAAAAACCTACAAAATACATGGCAATCGGGTATGATGTAGTATATGATGTGGTAGACCGTATGGACAAAAACGGAAGAATCACCGATGCGAAGCGTTCTGAAACTCGCTTATCGTCTAAATTTGGATATGACAAAGTAGACAACGGAAAAGCGAAAATCAACAAAGAGATTAGAGTGATTCGTTTGAACTAA